In Lycorma delicatula isolate Av1 chromosome 10, ASM4794821v1, whole genome shotgun sequence, a genomic segment contains:
- the LOC142331258 gene encoding uncharacterized protein LOC142331258 isoform X1: protein MKTIFFISAVIFLSFHGSNARLPKHFEEKMQRGCADEMKKLTPEEKKIIENDELPVTEDGKCYVTCGLRQIGSVKDDKINIEVAFANFEELMKNKTIKDIMISIASDCLKKENNFVAYSGCELGFKFMQCLFKNSEFEKVKDYLEEEYSPKKNATQEESKKSSNINMKEDLK from the exons atgaagaccatattttttatttctgcagtTATCTTTCTGAGTTTTCATGGCAGCAAt gcaCGGTTACCAAAACATTTCGAAGAAAAAATGCAGAGAGGTTGTGCCGATGAAATGAAGAAGCTCACTCCAG aggAGAAGAAGATAATCGAGAATGATGAGTTGCCGGTTACTGAAGATGGAaag tgttACGTCACGTGCGGTCTCCGTCAAATTGGCAGT gtgaaagatgacaaaataaatatagaGGTTGCTTTTGCGAATTTTGAAgagcttatgaaaaataaaaccataaaagatATAATGATTTCAATTGCATCAGACTGcctaaaaaaagaaa ataatttcgTTGCATACAGTGGTTGTGAGCTCGGATTTAAGTTTATGCaatgcttatttaaaaatagtgaatTT GAAAAGGTGAAAGATTACTTGGAAGAAGAATATTCGCCCAAGAAGAATGCAACccaagaagaaagtaaaaaatcatccaatataaatatgaaagaagatttaaaataa
- the LOC142331258 gene encoding uncharacterized protein LOC142331258 isoform X2 has protein sequence MKTIFFISAVIFLSFHGSNARLPKHFEEKMQRGCADEMKKLTPEEKKIIENDELPVTEDGKCYVTCGLRQIGSVKDDKINIEVAFANFEELMKNKTIKDIMISIASDCLKKERKGERLLGRRIFAQEECNPRRK, from the exons atgaagaccatattttttatttctgcagtTATCTTTCTGAGTTTTCATGGCAGCAAt gcaCGGTTACCAAAACATTTCGAAGAAAAAATGCAGAGAGGTTGTGCCGATGAAATGAAGAAGCTCACTCCAG aggAGAAGAAGATAATCGAGAATGATGAGTTGCCGGTTACTGAAGATGGAaag tgttACGTCACGTGCGGTCTCCGTCAAATTGGCAGT gtgaaagatgacaaaataaatatagaGGTTGCTTTTGCGAATTTTGAAgagcttatgaaaaataaaaccataaaagatATAATGATTTCAATTGCATCAGACTGcctaaaaaaagaaa GAAAAGGTGAAAGATTACTTGGAAGAAGAATATTCGCCCAAGAAGAATGCAACccaagaagaaagtaa